One stretch of Streptomyces sp. 135 DNA includes these proteins:
- a CDS encoding LuxR family transcriptional regulator, with product MLLGRSSECARLLALVDKARRGESGALLIRGEAGIGKTSLVEHVAGESGDLRRLGTRGVEVESDLPYVGLADLLRPVLHFLDRIPERQAAALTGALALGPAVAHDRFAVAAGTLSLLGALAEEGPVLVTVDDAQWLDPYSLDALAFATRRLGREGIVVLFTARDELDEPASRLAAIETMTLGGLDAESAHRLIAEEGTAELTEREAARLLAEARGNPLALIELPALLSGSGAGDDDPDSAAPLPIGELLAHTFGSAVARLPQEAQDAMLLLAVLGTRPLAGTEAALRAHGLSYESLEVAEAAGLVVEEQDGYAFRHPLVRSAVYHGATPVRRRRAHHAIARSLQGATAPALEQYAWHLAASGAEPDEHVASLLENAASGAPDTLAYPLASRLYERAARFTPAGQRKAERLLCAARASQAAGSLDEAAAILDRSLEHAEQLGTRLDIRQLRCYLDVQRGQPTRSRELLRAAVDEAEKVDPALAAVMLGGIALTELAVGDLTAARGTSAAAMELADATRQTLLPVRLLRTLVLLLGGDADAGRSLLRELAGPLASPDPAFPYPLSGVGGLCHLAAEELDEAHGLLDRAAYTARASSAVGLLSHLLCTLSVVEFWRGRWSPSLAHADEAVRLAEATGRLIEVPRGLAALARTEAALNREADCRRHAAQAMEWAASTELPMDAARARGALGLLELGLGRFEEAVHRLEEVRAFSRTHGRGDGLYLTWAADLADAYVHLHMTTEAREVLDVLEYEAGRGHRPVTAGAAARCRGLLEPDAAERHMRRSLALLTERPVPFERGRTEFAWGEQLRRQGRRSEARRLLERALATFERLGASGWAARVAAELHAAGGTEVRPERAPLERLTPQEMQVALVVGRGLTNHEVAERLFLSVKTVEFHLSNIYRKLDGVHRRAQLVRLLAQASEVAAV from the coding sequence ATGCTCCTGGGGCGTTCCTCGGAATGCGCACGTCTTCTCGCTCTCGTCGACAAGGCACGCCGGGGCGAGAGCGGCGCCCTGCTCATCCGCGGGGAGGCCGGGATCGGCAAGACCAGCCTCGTCGAGCACGTCGCCGGAGAGTCGGGTGACCTGCGGCGGCTCGGCACCCGGGGCGTGGAGGTCGAGTCGGACCTGCCCTATGTGGGGCTCGCCGATCTGCTGCGGCCCGTACTGCACTTCCTCGACCGCATCCCCGAGCGTCAAGCGGCCGCGCTCACCGGGGCGTTGGCGCTCGGGCCCGCCGTCGCCCACGACCGCTTCGCGGTGGCCGCGGGCACGCTCAGTCTGCTCGGCGCGCTCGCCGAGGAGGGCCCGGTCCTCGTCACCGTCGACGACGCGCAGTGGCTCGACCCGTACTCCCTGGACGCGCTCGCCTTCGCCACCCGCAGACTCGGCCGCGAGGGCATCGTCGTGCTCTTCACCGCGCGCGACGAACTGGACGAACCGGCCTCCCGGCTCGCCGCCATCGAGACCATGACGCTCGGCGGCCTCGACGCCGAGTCCGCGCACCGCCTGATCGCCGAGGAGGGCACCGCCGAGCTGACCGAGCGGGAGGCCGCCCGGCTGCTCGCCGAGGCACGCGGCAACCCCCTCGCCCTGATCGAACTGCCCGCCCTGCTCTCCGGGAGCGGCGCGGGCGACGACGACCCCGACTCCGCGGCGCCCCTGCCCATCGGCGAACTGCTGGCGCACACCTTCGGCAGCGCCGTGGCCCGGCTGCCCCAGGAGGCGCAGGACGCGATGCTGCTCCTCGCGGTGCTGGGCACCCGGCCGCTCGCGGGCACCGAGGCGGCCCTGCGGGCGCACGGGCTCAGCTATGAATCGCTGGAGGTGGCCGAGGCCGCGGGCCTGGTCGTCGAGGAGCAGGACGGGTACGCCTTCCGGCACCCGCTGGTCCGCTCGGCGGTCTACCACGGCGCGACCCCGGTGCGCAGACGCCGGGCGCACCACGCCATCGCCCGCTCCCTGCAAGGCGCCACCGCACCCGCCCTGGAACAGTACGCATGGCATCTGGCCGCCTCGGGCGCGGAGCCGGACGAGCATGTGGCGTCGCTCCTGGAGAACGCCGCGTCGGGAGCGCCCGACACGCTGGCCTATCCGCTGGCCTCCCGGTTGTACGAGCGGGCCGCGCGCTTCACGCCGGCCGGGCAGCGCAAGGCGGAGCGGCTGCTGTGCGCCGCCCGCGCCTCCCAGGCCGCGGGCTCCCTGGACGAGGCCGCCGCGATCCTGGACCGCTCCCTGGAGCACGCGGAACAGCTCGGCACGCGGCTCGACATCCGCCAGCTGCGCTGCTATCTCGACGTGCAGCGCGGGCAGCCGACCCGGTCGCGGGAGCTGCTGAGGGCGGCGGTCGACGAGGCGGAGAAGGTCGATCCCGCGCTCGCCGCCGTCATGCTCGGCGGCATCGCGCTCACCGAACTCGCGGTCGGCGACCTCACCGCGGCGCGCGGCACCTCGGCCGCGGCGATGGAGCTGGCCGACGCTACAAGGCAGACGCTGCTGCCGGTACGGCTCCTGCGCACCCTGGTGCTGCTGCTCGGCGGTGACGCCGACGCGGGCCGCTCGCTGCTGCGCGAGCTGGCGGGGCCCCTCGCCTCGCCCGACCCCGCCTTCCCCTACCCGCTCTCCGGTGTGGGGGGCCTGTGTCACCTCGCGGCGGAGGAACTCGACGAGGCGCATGGCCTGCTCGACCGCGCCGCGTACACCGCGCGCGCCTCCAGCGCCGTGGGCCTCCTGTCGCACCTGCTGTGCACGCTCTCCGTGGTGGAGTTCTGGCGGGGCCGCTGGAGCCCCTCGCTCGCGCACGCCGACGAGGCGGTGCGGCTCGCCGAGGCCACCGGACGGCTCATCGAGGTGCCGCGCGGCCTGGCCGCCCTGGCCAGGACGGAAGCCGCGCTCAACCGCGAGGCGGACTGCCGGCGGCACGCGGCGCAGGCCATGGAGTGGGCCGCGTCCACCGAACTGCCGATGGACGCGGCACGGGCGCGCGGTGCGCTCGGTCTGCTGGAGCTCGGCCTCGGCCGCTTCGAGGAGGCGGTGCACCGGCTCGAGGAGGTGCGGGCCTTCTCCCGGACGCACGGCCGGGGCGACGGCCTGTATCTGACGTGGGCCGCGGACCTGGCGGACGCGTACGTCCACCTGCACATGACCACCGAGGCCCGTGAGGTGCTCGACGTCCTGGAGTACGAGGCGGGGCGCGGCCACCGGCCGGTCACGGCGGGAGCGGCGGCGCGCTGCCGCGGGCTGCTCGAACCGGACGCCGCCGAGCGGCACATGCGGCGCTCCCTGGCGCTGCTCACCGAGCGGCCCGTCCCCTTCGAGCGGGGGCGCACGGAGTTCGCGTGGGGCGAGCAACTGCGCAGGCAGGGCAGGCGCAGTGAGGCCCGCCGGCTGCTGGAGCGGGCCCTCGCCACGTTCGAGCGGCTCGGGGCGTCCGGGTGGGCGGCGCGGGTGGCCGCCGAGCTGCACGCGGCGGGCGGCACCGAAGTGCGCCCGGAGCGAGCTCCTTTGGAGCGGCTGACTCCGCAGGAGATGCAGGTGGCGCTGGTGGTCGGGCGGGGTCTGACCAACCACGAGGTGGCGGAGCGGCTCTTCCTCAGCGTCAAGACGGTGGAGTTCCACCTGAGCAACATCTACCGCAAGCTCGACGGTGTGCACCGCAGGGCGCAGCTCGTGCGGCTGCTCGCCCAGGCCTCGGAGGTCGCGGCGGTCTGA
- a CDS encoding LysR family transcriptional regulator substrate-binding protein — MAFEAASPEVLTRLAARGLGVAVLPSLPEEMTAGLGLRTLTITDPRPRGRIALTWRTDGPPTPAAQALLSALRKHLTTGAP, encoded by the coding sequence ATCGCCTTCGAGGCGGCCTCCCCCGAGGTCCTCACGCGGCTCGCCGCACGCGGCCTCGGCGTGGCGGTGCTGCCCTCGCTGCCCGAGGAGATGACCGCCGGGCTCGGCCTGCGCACCCTGACGATCACCGACCCACGGCCACGCGGCAGAATCGCCCTGACCTGGCGCACGGACGGCCCGCCGACCCCCGCGGCCCAAGCACTCCTGTCCGCCCTCCGCAAGCACCTGACCACAGGCGCCCCATAA
- a CDS encoding cytochrome bc complex cytochrome b subunit encodes MSGSIERTGARGRPGRSGRPGRGERVADWADGRLGINTLAKSQMRKIFPDHWSFMFGEICLYSFLILILTGTYLTLFFEPSMAEVTYDGPYVPLKGLQVSRAYESTLEISLEVRGGLLIRQIHHWSAVVFIAAMFAHMMRVFFTGAFRKPRELNWLFGWTLLMLAIITGLTGYSLPDDLLSGTGVRFAHGAILSIPVVGTYLAFFLFGGEFPGEDIVARFYPIHILLLPGIMLGLVVAHLILVFYHKHTQFAGPGKTEKNVVGAPFLPVYIAKAGGFFFLVFGVLAIMGAVASINPVWAIGPYRPDMVSTGAQPDWYLGFSEGLIRVMPSWEINIWGHTLALGVFIPFSLFPLIMMAIAVYPFIEAWVTGDKREHHIADRPRNVPVRTGLGVAWLTLYFVLLIGGGNDIVATHLHLSINAITWFVRIAVFVAPVIAYLVTHRICLGLQRRDRDKALHGRETGTIKRLPHGEYVEIHEPLPQAELYRLTAHEQPQPYEIGPLVDANGVARKVPRSERLRSRLSRAMYGPKAQVPKATVEEYLAIQRGEGDHH; translated from the coding sequence ATGAGCGGAAGCATCGAGCGCACCGGGGCACGCGGGCGACCGGGCCGGTCCGGACGGCCCGGCAGGGGCGAGCGCGTCGCGGACTGGGCGGACGGACGGCTCGGCATCAACACCCTGGCCAAGAGCCAGATGCGCAAGATCTTTCCCGACCACTGGTCGTTCATGTTCGGCGAGATCTGCCTCTACAGCTTCCTGATCCTGATCCTCACCGGCACCTACCTGACCCTCTTCTTCGAGCCGAGCATGGCCGAGGTCACCTACGACGGCCCCTACGTGCCGCTCAAGGGCCTCCAGGTGTCGAGGGCGTACGAATCCACGCTGGAGATCAGCCTTGAGGTCCGCGGCGGCCTGCTGATCCGGCAGATCCACCACTGGTCCGCGGTCGTCTTCATCGCCGCCATGTTCGCCCACATGATGCGGGTGTTCTTCACCGGCGCCTTCCGTAAGCCCCGCGAGCTCAACTGGCTGTTCGGCTGGACGCTGCTGATGCTCGCCATCATCACCGGCCTGACCGGCTACTCCCTCCCGGACGACCTGCTCTCCGGCACCGGCGTCCGCTTCGCGCACGGCGCGATCCTCTCGATCCCCGTGGTGGGCACGTATCTCGCCTTCTTCCTGTTCGGCGGCGAGTTCCCGGGCGAGGACATCGTGGCGCGGTTCTATCCGATCCACATCCTGCTGCTGCCGGGCATCATGCTCGGGCTGGTCGTGGCCCACCTGATCCTGGTCTTCTACCACAAGCACACCCAGTTCGCGGGTCCGGGAAAGACCGAGAAGAACGTGGTCGGGGCGCCGTTCCTGCCCGTCTACATCGCCAAGGCGGGCGGCTTCTTCTTCCTCGTCTTCGGCGTGCTCGCGATCATGGGGGCGGTCGCCTCCATCAACCCGGTCTGGGCGATCGGCCCCTACCGTCCCGACATGGTCTCCACCGGCGCCCAGCCCGACTGGTACCTCGGCTTCTCCGAGGGGCTGATCCGGGTGATGCCCAGCTGGGAGATCAACATCTGGGGGCACACGCTCGCCCTGGGCGTCTTCATCCCCTTCTCGCTCTTCCCGCTGATCATGATGGCGATCGCGGTCTATCCGTTCATCGAGGCCTGGGTCACCGGCGACAAGCGGGAACACCACATCGCGGACCGGCCCCGCAACGTACCCGTGCGCACCGGACTCGGCGTCGCCTGGCTGACCCTGTACTTCGTGCTGCTGATCGGCGGCGGCAACGACATCGTCGCCACCCACCTGCACCTCTCGATCAACGCGATCACGTGGTTCGTGCGGATCGCCGTCTTCGTGGCGCCCGTCATCGCCTACCTCGTCACCCACCGGATCTGCCTCGGCCTCCAGCGCAGGGACCGGGACAAGGCGCTGCACGGCCGCGAGACCGGCACCATCAAACGCCTGCCGCACGGCGAGTACGTGGAGATCCACGAGCCGCTGCCCCAGGCGGAGCTGTACCGGCTGACCGCCCACGAGCAGCCTCAGCCCTACGAGATCGGCCCCCTGGTCGACGCCAACGGCGTGGCCCGCAAGGTCCCCCGCTCCGAACGCCTGCGCTCCCGCCTCTCCCGCGCCATGTACGGCCCCAAGGCGCAGGTGCCGAAGGCGACTGTGGAGGAGTACCTGGCGATCCAGCGGGGCGAGGGCGATCACCACTGA
- a CDS encoding metallophosphoesterase, whose product MASESTPKLLAISDLHVAYAENRKYVETIRPGTEGDWLIVAGDVAERMADIEWALRTLAGRFAKVVWAPGNHELWTPKDDPVQLRGEERYQHLVALCRELGISTPEDPYPVWRGAGGPVTVAPLFLLYDYSFRPEGTHTKEEALAVAHEAGVVCTDEYFLHPDPYATRDDWSRARVKLTEERLTERPAGLPTVLINHWPLLREPTRILRYPEFALWCGTELSADWHVKYDAAAVVYGHLHIPRTTWHDGVRHVEASVGYPREWRRDFHPDPHLRQILPVPEEG is encoded by the coding sequence ATGGCATCCGAGAGCACTCCGAAGCTGCTGGCGATCAGCGACCTGCACGTCGCGTACGCGGAGAACAGGAAGTACGTCGAGACCATCCGGCCCGGCACCGAAGGGGACTGGCTGATAGTCGCCGGAGACGTCGCCGAACGCATGGCCGACATCGAGTGGGCGCTGCGCACGCTCGCCGGGCGTTTCGCGAAGGTGGTGTGGGCGCCGGGCAACCACGAGCTGTGGACGCCCAAGGACGATCCGGTCCAGCTGCGCGGCGAGGAGCGCTATCAGCACCTCGTCGCGCTCTGCCGCGAACTGGGCATCTCGACCCCCGAGGACCCCTACCCGGTGTGGCGCGGCGCGGGCGGCCCCGTCACCGTCGCCCCGCTGTTCCTCCTCTACGACTACAGCTTCCGCCCCGAGGGGACCCACACCAAGGAGGAGGCCCTCGCCGTCGCGCACGAGGCGGGCGTGGTCTGCACCGACGAGTACTTCCTGCACCCCGACCCCTACGCGACCCGCGACGACTGGTCCCGGGCCCGGGTCAAGCTCACCGAGGAGCGGCTCACCGAGCGGCCCGCGGGGCTGCCCACCGTCCTCATCAACCACTGGCCGCTGCTGCGCGAACCCACCCGGATCCTGCGCTACCCCGAGTTCGCCCTGTGGTGCGGCACCGAGCTGAGCGCCGACTGGCACGTGAAGTACGACGCCGCTGCCGTCGTCTACGGGCATCTGCACATCCCGCGCACCACCTGGCACGACGGCGTACGTCACGTGGAGGCGTCCGTCGGCTACCCGCGCGAGTGGCGCAGGGACTTCCACCCCGACCCGCACCTGCGGCAGATCCTGCCGGTGCCGGAAGAGGGCTGA
- a CDS encoding NAD(P)-binding protein produces MVVCGGDEALAHRLAAELRGVYGQQVVLVVPPAGAGERAPSNALTGRARTTALIGRITAAVSRTAVNGSGDGEAESGVPQTVEAAEIGDDALVDAGIPQAGALALVHDDDETNIRAALAARRLNPRLRLVIRLYNRKLGQHLEELLDQAAAVAGLDTTDATVTVLSDADTAAPALAATAVAGTSKVVHADGLLLRAVERTPPEPGDVAPRGLATLALLSATANDPAGAEGSDESGGGAGPRLLPDDDAVAAAPGRGALVLEAVSYSGSAPPPGFLAGRGVPLRQLFSWRLRWSVAGFAAAVLGLAIASIVTSGGSPLHATYLTLLDLFSINDPATEGPMSRQILQLLAGLIGLLLLPILFAAVLEALGTFRSASSLRRPPRGLSGHVVLLGLGKIGTRVLARLRELDIPVVCVEADPEARGISLARRLRVPTVIGDVTEEGVLEAAKIQRAHALLAVTSADTINLEAALYARSVKPDLRVALRLYDDAFATAVYRTLRAAHPGALTRSRSVSTLAAPAFAGAMMGRQILGALPVERSVLLFAALDVSLQPQLTGRRIAEVFRPGAWRVVALERSSGAESGLEWDLDPEYVLRPQDRVVLAATRQGLAELLGRRPLPARS; encoded by the coding sequence ATGGTCGTCTGCGGCGGCGACGAGGCGCTGGCGCACCGGCTCGCCGCCGAGCTCCGTGGTGTCTACGGCCAGCAGGTCGTCCTCGTCGTGCCGCCCGCGGGCGCCGGGGAGCGGGCCCCGTCGAACGCGCTGACGGGACGGGCCAGGACCACGGCACTGATCGGGCGGATCACCGCCGCCGTCTCACGCACCGCCGTGAACGGCAGCGGCGACGGCGAGGCGGAGAGCGGGGTTCCGCAGACGGTCGAAGCCGCCGAGATCGGTGACGACGCGCTCGTCGACGCGGGGATTCCGCAGGCCGGCGCCCTCGCGCTCGTGCATGACGACGACGAGACCAACATCCGCGCCGCCCTGGCCGCCCGACGCCTCAACCCCCGGCTGCGGCTGGTGATCCGGCTCTACAACCGCAAGCTGGGGCAGCACCTGGAGGAACTGCTCGACCAGGCCGCCGCCGTGGCCGGCCTGGACACCACCGACGCCACCGTCACCGTGCTGTCCGACGCCGACACCGCCGCCCCCGCGCTCGCCGCCACCGCCGTCGCGGGCACCAGCAAGGTCGTCCACGCGGACGGGCTGCTGCTGCGCGCCGTGGAGCGTACGCCGCCCGAGCCGGGCGACGTGGCACCGCGCGGTCTCGCCACCCTGGCGCTGCTCTCGGCCACCGCCAACGACCCGGCGGGCGCGGAGGGTTCGGACGAGTCGGGCGGCGGCGCGGGCCCTCGGCTGCTGCCCGACGACGACGCCGTGGCCGCCGCGCCGGGCCGGGGCGCGCTGGTCCTGGAGGCCGTGTCGTACTCCGGGTCCGCGCCGCCGCCCGGCTTCCTCGCGGGGCGCGGGGTGCCGCTGCGCCAGCTGTTCTCGTGGCGGCTGCGCTGGTCGGTGGCCGGATTCGCCGCCGCCGTCCTCGGCCTGGCGATCGCCTCGATCGTGACGTCGGGCGGCTCCCCGCTGCACGCGACGTATCTGACCCTCCTCGACCTCTTCTCGATCAACGATCCGGCGACCGAGGGGCCGATGAGCCGCCAGATCCTCCAACTCCTCGCAGGACTCATCGGATTGCTGCTGCTCCCGATCCTGTTCGCCGCCGTCCTGGAGGCCCTCGGCACCTTCCGCAGCGCGTCCTCGCTGCGCCGTCCGCCGCGCGGCCTCTCCGGCCACGTGGTCCTGCTCGGCCTCGGCAAGATCGGCACCCGGGTCCTGGCCCGGCTGCGGGAACTGGACATCCCCGTGGTGTGCGTGGAGGCGGACCCCGAGGCGCGCGGCATCTCCCTGGCGCGGCGGCTGCGCGTCCCCACCGTGATCGGCGACGTCACCGAGGAGGGCGTCCTGGAGGCGGCCAAGATCCAGCGCGCGCACGCCCTGCTCGCCGTGACCAGCGCGGACACGATCAACCTCGAAGCGGCCCTGTACGCACGCTCGGTGAAGCCCGATCTACGGGTGGCGCTGCGGCTGTACGACGACGCGTTCGCCACCGCCGTCTACCGCACCCTGCGGGCCGCGCACCCCGGCGCCCTCACGCGCAGCCGCAGCGTGTCGACGCTGGCCGCGCCCGCCTTCGCCGGGGCGATGATGGGCCGCCAGATCCTCGGCGCGCTGCCCGTCGAGCGCTCGGTGCTGCTCTTCGCGGCGCTCGACGTCTCGCTCCAGCCGCAGCTGACCGGCCGCCGCATCGCCGAGGTGTTCCGCCCCGGGGCGTGGCGCGTGGTCGCCCTGGAGCGCTCGTCGGGCGCGGAGTCGGGCCTGGAGTGGGACCTCGACCCCGAGTACGTGCTGCGGCCGCAGGACCGCGTCGTCCTGGCGGCCACCCGGCAGGGCCTGGCCGAACTCCTCGGCCGCAGACCGCTGCCGGCGCGCTCGTGA
- a CDS encoding TetR family transcriptional regulator C-terminal domain-containing protein, with amino-acid sequence MQPQQRDDVSERVRKVIADAGVTQREFARRIVMDPSKLSRSLGGTRRFTAAELARVAAAGGVDTGWLLGTPDAAPPARRRRTAGPLPEGGRPLQIVRETVRLIAERGFHAVRVQDIAAACDTSTAAIHYHFPGRDDLLEAAVRWCMDEDTARRAACVQDAADAADELRQLIDLQVPRTPQQRRQWSVWLDLWAEAARSTAVGRLHIDYYRQWRATVADVIRRGVAEGVFRPADPEAAALRLTALIDGLATQVLASAPDGPGTSPDDMHEALAAHVDATLTAR; translated from the coding sequence ATGCAGCCACAGCAGCGGGACGACGTGTCCGAGCGCGTACGCAAGGTCATCGCCGACGCCGGCGTGACCCAGCGCGAGTTCGCGCGCCGCATCGTCATGGACCCTTCCAAGCTGTCCCGCTCCCTCGGCGGCACGCGCCGGTTCACCGCAGCCGAACTGGCCCGCGTCGCCGCGGCGGGCGGAGTCGACACGGGCTGGCTCCTCGGTACGCCGGACGCCGCGCCCCCCGCCCGGCGCCGGCGCACCGCCGGGCCGCTCCCGGAGGGCGGCAGGCCGCTCCAGATCGTGCGCGAGACCGTGCGCCTCATCGCGGAGCGCGGCTTCCACGCCGTCCGCGTCCAGGACATCGCCGCGGCCTGCGACACCAGCACCGCCGCCATCCACTACCACTTCCCCGGCCGCGACGACCTCCTCGAAGCCGCAGTGCGCTGGTGCATGGACGAGGACACCGCCCGCCGCGCGGCCTGCGTACAGGACGCGGCCGACGCCGCCGACGAGCTGCGCCAGCTCATCGACCTCCAGGTCCCACGCACCCCGCAGCAGCGCCGCCAGTGGAGCGTCTGGCTCGACCTGTGGGCCGAGGCCGCCCGCTCCACCGCCGTCGGCCGGCTGCACATCGACTACTACCGGCAGTGGCGCGCCACCGTCGCCGACGTCATCCGGCGCGGCGTCGCCGAGGGCGTCTTCCGCCCCGCCGACCCCGAGGCCGCGGCACTGCGCCTGACCGCGCTGATCGACGGCCTCGCCACGCAGGTCCTCGCCTCGGCGCCCGACGGCCCCGGCACGAGCCCCGACGACATGCACGAGGCGCTCGCCGCCCACGTGGACGCCACGCTGACCGCGCGCTGA